From Oncorhynchus keta strain PuntledgeMale-10-30-2019 chromosome 8, Oket_V2, whole genome shotgun sequence:
gaatagggtggcatttgggacagaACCAGCAGCTTTGTGGTCATGCTCTGTGGGGCtcatgggggtggggggggggggcaggaccAGAGAGGAGTTGAGAGGAGACGCCGGCTTGTCTAACAACGGCCAATCAGGTGTTCTACTATGAGCTCACGGACAGCCACGGAACTCCACTGAGACCAACTGCAGCACTGATCTATTTCTGGCACACCACCACAGCGCAATGTTCTGAGAATTAGAACAGCAGCATAGCAGAGTACATATCACGAGCAGAACCTAGCGGGCACCTTAATAAGTCAACAGGATTATGCGTAGTATCCATATCTATAAGCACATGCTACAATAACGAATATGAGGGCTTTTTCATTCATAGGATGCAATAGGCTATATGGAAATGGGTGTTTATTATCAAGCCTTTGGATAGCAAACATTTACTTGGTTCAAATGTGCTTGGGGAAATATCATGTAAGCTTCTCCATGCTATTTACAATTGTAGAGGACAAATTGTAGTAATAACATATAATAGGCTTAATTTACAGCCTACGGGTATGGTATGTTCAGAACTCATGTCAGTCAAAATAAATGTGAGAAAAAAAATTGCCTGCTCTCCAGCTTTTTGCATAAGCATTCAAGAGGTAAGATGCGCCGAGACAGTTAAGGTCAGGAGCAGATGAGAGAAAATGGAAAAATGACTGAATAAAAGGTTATTTAGCTGAGAACTGAAACATCAGAGTGCATTATTATGGATATCCATGCTTTGATGTAAAGTCTGACAGATTACTTTCACAAAGACTAGACTTCCCTGCATTAATGTCAATGCCTTGTGTTGTCTGGTAAACTGCATATTGACTCGGAGTCAGAGCATGACCTTTTGCTAACAGTAAACTTGAGAaacttaaaaacatttttttcttgtCATAAACTTGCTTCCAGAATCTAGAAAAAACTCCAGGTGAAAGTGATTCCTTCTCAAACTTTCTATTGATGCTGCTGTTTATGTGTAGACAATTCCAATTTACTCTCGAAGGACCTGCCTCACAAAGGCATCGAACATGTCAGTCTTTGTTTCCCTCTGTCACTGGTACCTGTACTCTCTCTACACGCCGATTGTTCAAACTTTTCTCTTTGTCTTCCAAGCCCTTTCAAAAACAATATCTCTGAGGCTCATCTTGGTTTATTTAGGTCACATTGTGTGAGGCTTCTACCCGATTGGCTTGAGACTATTGAGCTCCTAATTAAGCTTATGAAGGCTATACGCTATATATTATAATAAAATGTTGACTGTTTATGCTGATGCGGGGAGCTTCATAGAAAAAACACCATGTGGCCTCTTgatgaccaaaatgtaaatgtaacatgccTTGATAAGCGCAAACACGATTCTGTAGCGGAGTCAAGAAAACTTGTATGAAAGGCAATTTACTATGCATTACCCTAATCTGAAACTAATTTGACCAGAAGTCTCTCAGACATCTTTTCAGTGCTAAAATGAGTCTGGGTTCATGTGAAAAAGGCAATTAATTCAGACATGATAATCTCACACTGTGGATTCAACAGCCAGGGCGATTAGAAGGAATTAAAATATGTCAGTATTTATGTAGAGTACTAGAGATGGGAGTAGTAGAGATATGTTTCCCATAGAATTCCTACATATAGTCAAATGGACGTTCAACTTTGCCGTCTCTTACCAGGGAAGACGTAGAAGATAGTTGGGAGAGAAGGGACGTCCTTAATTCTAAGGGAGTACATTAAATGTACTCTAAAAGTAGAGGTCGGGACTTTTAAAAACAGTACATTGATTTGAACCGAGTCTACTTCAACATTGTAAGTACCCGGCATTGTTCTGCCAATGACACCCTGTATAAATCAAAGAGCCATTGAAATGAAAGCACTCTAGGAGATCTGTGAATCGCTCCCTAGCCTCACAGAGATACCGCCTTTAATGAAAAACATTTCATTTCCAAATGGGAATCCACAAACAAGGGGACTGGCCCTCTGGCTAAATGGGTTTATTCTCCTGTATTGTTAGACTGCTAAAATTTCATTTGCTTGGCTAGCATCCATTTAGAGGCCAGGGAAAGGCAACATTACTTATTTTCTAGTTACAGCAAGAGTCAAAGGCCCACTCCACATGcctgttatatgttatattacCTTCCTTGTATTGTATTCGGGATGATATCAGCCACATACTAATAGGTTTTTGGTGTCTTGGATCTCTCGGTTAACGGGGCCAGGGGAAATATTCAAGGCTATGGATGAGGTCAGTTAGTGGTTATTCATTAGGGAGAAACTGGGCTTCCATTTGCTGATCTTAACAGTAGTTGTAAATACGTTCTATTGTAAAAGCCTACCTACAGTCCTGCAaaactgcatctctctctctctctctctctctctctctctctcgctctctagaTTCAAATGACAATAGCCTGCCCACCTTTGAATAGCAGTGTTCTACTACTCCCCCATATAACTTGTGTTTAACGACACGTCTGACAACCAATGACAGCCACTAGTATACTTAACCTGGGCCAGAATGAAAGAGCTGAactgatgaggggggaaaaactcCAGTCATGTCAGTGAGTAGATTGATGTCATTCTTACATAATGAAACACTGCCCCCTCTTGGTTTAACAGAGGAACAGGTTCTTCGTTTTCCTTCATTGAAGGTCAAACGAATGATGTCGTACGTGATGAAGATAGGGTATTTTTCTTTTGTATGCTAATCACAACAAGGGAAATGCCCTGAGACAGATTAGGTTGTTGTTGATCTTACACAATTAGCATCAACAGTAAGATCTCTGGTGATTGGCTGCTCAGTGCCGGTCATGGAAGCTCTACACTGGACTggacagagaaagggaaagggggggtacctactagtcagttgtacaactgaatgcattcaactgaactgtgtcttccgcatttaacccaactcctctaAAGACCATAGGGACACCTTGCTTACATTTCTTTCCTTTCTGAAATAAAAACCACACACGTTGTAATTACTTGGAATTGTTGTAGGGGATTGAAGTCAGGTTGTTCTGTTTCCTTTGATCATTATTGTTTTGTTCAAATGCAGCAGCTTCATACGGAGATGCTTTATTTTCATACATGATTTTCttatcttttatttatttttgtacttttctcccccttttttctctccccaattggtagttacacaGTCTTGTCCCTGCAACATAAAAATAAAGTGTTGGTTCTATGTTTCAGgatctgaaataaaagatcccagaaatagaTTATAAGCACAATTAAAGTATATCACATTGAGCCACACCAACCCTGCGCAATTGCTGTAACCAcacacctccagaacccaatcgacccattcacAGCTTTAAATAACTCTACGTTTGCAGGCTTGCAACTCTCTTGTAATCCAATATCTACTGTCCGATATTTACTGACAGTGAGCTGTGAAAATATAACACTGTGCAGACATGCATGCAACATTCTGCATACAGTGGAATTCACTATTTGATGCAAGACTGATACCCCTTATAAGAAATGTGCTAAATGCCATCTTTTACAGTCTAAATGTAATTTTAATGGTACAATTCTTGAACAGAAAATGCTCTTAACAATAATGAATAACTTAAAATAAATAACTTAAACATACATTAACCtcttcaattaaaataaattagcattatcatctatagaatgatatgacaaacaaaataataaaatccGTAGCAGATTTTTGAACTAAGTACACATACCAACTAGAAAATAAGCAGCTGTAAAAGTGGAAATGGAAAACAAAATGGAAATGAAAAGGCCTGATGGTGGCGCTAGAGGAAAGGTCAAGAGGTCACCAAATCAATAGGTTTCTTCCACTCGGGGTCTTGATTGTGCACAACATATTGTACGACAATTCAGCCATTACTTTGAGATATCTTGTTCTCAGTCTGTGGGCATCATGTGTGTAGTGATCCAATATCCATATCCATGCCATTAAACAATTATCACTGGCCCTTGCTTAACCAAGAGCCCAGTGCCGAGCCTTCTTGCTAGCAAAGTCACTGATCAAGTCTTTGAAGTCCAGCTTTCGAGCTAACTGACTTTCAATGGACAACATGGCAAGACTGCAAAGTCTGTCCTCAGTATTAGCTTACTGAAAGCTCTCTCACCACCAGCAACAGTCACAGGCAGTGTGCAAAACATACGTAAAGCAATGCACACTTCTCCAAAAATGCTTTGCAGCAGCATCTTACAAGTTGCATTCAGGAGACAAGGGGACAAGACaggggggaaagtggcagcatatacagtgttcaggtttCTTACTTCATGTTGAAACTCAGGTGTAAGACCTCTGGAATACCTCATGATCAGTGGTTGGCACACAGAAGGGACTTTATCCTCACTAATCTTCCCAACTTTCAGAACAGAAGAAAATTCTTCTACAATTTTTGCAGTGGTGTGGAACCtggtgtccaagtcacttatgatgttgtccatagcagttCCGAAACGCTGTCGCTGCACTGTCCTGAGCTGTCTCCTCTTGAGAGATCTCATCATAGTATCTCTTCCTTTTCCTCTGGCGGCTGTGTTCCTTGGTAAATTGAGGTGCAACATCCATTTGCGTAGCAATCAGTGTTGCCTCAGACAGGAGAGACTCCCATCCATCTCTAAGGGACTGGGTAGCTGAGCCTGAAGCTGCATCTGTTGCGCCTGGCACTAGACAGGGGCAGGGACAACTGATTTAGTATGAATAGCTTGCTAAAAGTTTGCCTGCATTGATTAAATGCCGGCTAAAATAGGAGCAAAATGTAAACACTGAATTTTCTGTGAATATATTAAGAAACTAATGTTAGGGGAGCAAACGTAGCCTATTTCACTATGGACTAAGCTAACAGGTTCATTTCCACCACTCGCGGACTACACCCACCTACTTTAATGAAAAATTGGGTGACATACCGccctttgttttctctctcctgtctttcttttTGTTTTTGGAAGCCAGATTTTTCTTTAGGAAGCTGAAGCATGATGCTCCACCGGCACTCCTCACTCACAATTCACTGCCAGCAAGTACCGCTCAAGTACCCCTtttacatcccttttagtgagcgtttctcctttgccaagataatccatccatctgacaggtgtggcatatataaaaaaaaagctgattaaacagcatgattgaTAATTACAGTAAAAGTTGACTCTAAaacgtgcagttttgtcacacgacacaatgccacagatgtctcaagttttgagggagaatgtaattggcattctgactgcaggaatgtccaccagagctgttgccagagaagtgaatgctaatttctctaccataagcggtctccaacgtcgttttagagaatttggcagtacgtccaaccggcctcaaaaccgcagacagcgtgtatgccgtcgtgtgggcgagcggtttgctgatgtcaacaatgtgaacagactgccccatggtggcggtggggttatggtatgggcaggcataaactatggacaacgaacacaattgcattttatcaatggcaatttgaatacacagagataccgtgatgaaaTCCGTGGTGTCTgttaccaacagatgcatatctgtattcccagtcatgtgaaatccatagattagggcctaatttatttacttaaattgactgatttcctcatccGAACTGTAACTCCGTAAAAATcaattaaattgttgcatgttgcgtttatatataaTTTTGTGTATATTTTCACGAGGCACCAACTCGTGTATTCTAGACTGTGGGTTTTCCTTCGCAAAAGGCTACATACAGCACCTCAGGAACGTTATGATTGAATTGGATCCACAGTAATCTAGAGACCGAATCATGATCTAGGCCcgatctaattaatatatattcCTTAATTAACAGCTGAGGGGTTGTCTGGGACCAAACTATGCCGTCATCCTTTTTGTGAGAATAAAAGGTGGAAGAATGGTGTATTCTGCATTTACACTTGACTCAATGAAAATGATACCATTATAACAGATTAAACCTTTTTCCCCCCAAAAAAGAAAGAGAATGATACCGTGACGAGGCTCTCACCGAGTGGGTCTGCCTGTCATACATTTGATCAAATCCGATCCGAGTTAGCTGGCAGAAACAATGAAATAAATAAAGGGTGGGTATGACTGAGGAAGGCAGACGTCTGCTCTAATGACAATGCAGTACTTTACAGGATCCTGTGAGGGTGGCTTAATCACTTGTAAGGCttgattgagtgtatgttaatAAACATTAGACTGCCAGTGATTAGTGGTTTATGTGCTCTACTCTCCCATCCCCAGGCTGAAGACGCAGTCCTGAAGATTGATGGAGGGCCATGCTATTCAAACAGCAGGCGTTGCTGAGACAGAAGCTCTTTGTGCTGGGCAGCCTTGCTATCGGGAGTCTCCTCTATCTAGTGGCCAGGGTTGGGAGCTTGGATAGGTATGTCGGTTGGTGTCCATAGTAGCTAACACATTTTGCTTTCGGTCCGAAAGCAAGGCCTGTTGAATGTTAAGTACAGAATGTATCTTTCTGTGTTTTCCCCTCCTCCAGGCTGCAGCCTATTTGCCCCATAGAGAGCAGACTGGGCCCTCTTCACCTGCCGGAGCAGATCCCTCTCCGGACCCTGCAGTATAAGCGTGGTCTGCTCCACGAGCTCCGCAAGGGCAATGCCACCAAAGAGCAGATCCGCCTGCACAACCTGGTGCAGCAGCTGCCCCGGGCCATCATTATCGGGGTGCGCAAGGGAGGGACGCGCGCCCTGCTGGAGATGCTCAACCTGCACCCGGCGGTGGTCAAGGCCTCGCAGGAGATCCACTTCTTTGACAACGACCAGAACTACGCCCGGGGCATCGACTGGTACCGGGAGAAGATGCCATTCTCCTTCCCCCATCAGATCACCATTGAGAAGAGCCCCGCCTACTTCATCACAGAGGAGGTCCCCGAACGCATCTTCAAGATGAACTCTTCCATCAAGCTGTTGATTATTGTGCGCGAGCCCACCACCAGAGCTGTGTCCGACTACACACAGGTGCTGGAGGGCAAGGAGCGCAAGAACAAGACCTACCACAAGTTTGAGAAGCTGGCCATTGACGGAAACACGTGTGAGGTGAACACAAAGTATAAGGCGGTACGGACCAGCATTTACACCAAGCACTTGGAGCGCTGGCTGAAGTACTTCCCCGTGGAACAATTCCACATTGTGGATGGGGACCGTCTGATCACGGACCCGTTGCCAGAGCTGCAGCTCGTCGAGCGCTTCCTCAACCTACCGTCCAGGATCAGCCACTATAATCTGTACTTCAATGCCACCAGGGGATTCTACTGCCTGCGATTTAACATTGTCTTCAACAAGTGCCTGGCAGGCAGCAAGGGGCGCATCCACCCTGAGGTGGACCCTTCGGTCGTGGCCAAACTGAGGAAGTTCTTCCACCCCTTCAATCAGAAGTTTTATCAGATCACTGGCAGAACATTCAACTGGCCCTGAGAAACGAAGGGAAGGTCTATATAAATGTGTTAACTAATGTTGTTCTGTTGACATTTTTAAGATGTCAACCTCAAAAATATTAAAGGATATTAAAAAGCACTTTGATTGAATTTAACACCTATGAGAATGACAATGTGACCAAATATGTAACAGAATCAATGTATGTTTGTTTGTAAATATGtaagggggggggggcggagGAAAAATGGTTTGTGAGTTACAAAACAATTCAGTTTATTGCGCCTGATCTTCATGTGTAATAGTTCACCTGTTTGACACTTTTCCCCATTTATAAACTCATAATTTTGCCATCCTCGCTCACAGTTTGACATTTATTGGGGTGAGTCTTGTCCTTGAGGCAGAACTGAACGATTTCCGCTAGATGGGCCAGTTGCAAAGTCAAAATTCACTATATGGTAAAAagtatttatttaatatttaggattagcagtgtggttagggttaaggttagatttaaaatctgattttatggctttgtggctgtgccaactagtgaccactctgcagatcTGCCTCCAGAACAGGTTTCATGACAAAAAAAACACTGACCCCCGCTCATCTCTCAGCCAATATTGAATGAAGGGTATACTCTCAAATGTGAGATAGACATGAGATTATTTTAAGAACGGTGTGGCTTTTAAAAGGAGACTTGTCAGTCATCGACACACATATTTTACAGATTGAAACGCGTTCATAAACCTATTTGTGTGAAAATGTTTCATATTAAAACAACCTTGACGAAGACGTAAGCCAACATGTTCTTACCGTTCTGAATGTGATAGTCATGCATTTATTTCCCTCTCATTTAGATGTTGTTTCATATGTGCAATGAACATTGTTTTGTTTTATGTATTCCAGTATCATTCTTTAAACATTATTCCAGTATCATTCTTTAAACCTTTATTTGTTTCTATGTTGTTTTTAGATTTATTCATGTTCTCCACTACCATGAAGTGCTTGTATCTGTAATATAACTCAGAAATCTAGATTGTCAAGAGGGAATAGGAGCATAGCATTTCTCACCAAATTCTGACTCAGATAAAAAAAAGGTCTTGTATGTCAAGCATTTAAATGTTGCATAAGGGATTTGAGTGGTAACTTTGTCCCCCCCAGTATTGAAATTGTTTGTCATTGCCCTTGGCCAAAAGCCATTGTAAAAAGTTATTTGTTAGTTACTGTCAAACCATCTAATGCTTATTCTACTACAATTACCAGATTTGTTTTATGTGCAAATAGCCACTCTGTATCATAAGTGTATTGTTCTGTAACAAAAAAAAAGGatttcattaaaataacatttaaaCATGTGTCATCTGAGTATTTTTTTTTCTGTTTTGTCTCGTAATTTATCTTGGGGTTTAAAGACACTTCCTGGATGCGTTCATTTTCAGTAAGTACTGAGTCTgtcatttgaattcaatcacaaTTGGAGACATATTTCCTGGTACCTTCATTAATTGCCCACAGCTCAGCAAATACATATTTCCATGTATCTTATTATTAGAGGGTCAATGTAAAATAAAAGGTGGTATTCTCTGATCTGTTGCATTGCAGGAACAGCTGCTCAGTCACAGACTAGCTGCTGAGATGGTTGAATGGCAATTAATGAAGGTTCAATGTCTACTTTCCACGCTTCAGTGCTGACTTGTTTCGACTGCATTTGAGTCAGGCTGTGCTTAGAGTCTAAGTAAATAATGGCACCCGCTGTGCAGTTGAATGTGATGTGAATCTTATAGGAATGCAGTGGCAATAGACAATACCCTGTCTCTCACAAAAGTCTGAGCAGGTTGCTCATCCTCAGTGCAATAACGATGGTGCTTATAATTTGGAGAGACATCTAGTCCATGTAATAGTGCCACTTCTGCCGATCTTCAGCctttttggggatgcttttccATGACATGCCACGGTCCTtcatctcctcacctcctccacgGTTCTTGAGCAGGTTTCATTTGGAGAGACAACTGTGATAAATGATTAGTGTCTTCTCAACGCCTCTGTAAGAAGAGAGACTAGAAAATAATCTGGATGGACAATGACAGTCGGGTGAGTTATATAATCATTTAGTGACTGGAGGAATGTGATGTGACAAATGCTAGCCTACTTTATCGACTTAATACACAGCGTAGACTAGCATCAACAAACATTGAATTAAGTGCGGGAACCAAAAAACATTCAAAGGCTCTATTTTCTATAATGTATTATCATTGCCAGATTGTTCAGTGTAAAGATGATCTGCATCACATGGTTTAGAGGCCCAAGAGTCTTATGAGTTTTATACACACCCACAAGGTCAGGCAATAAGGAAAACGTCTATATTATATACCTAGCTACATGGAGAGAAAGACTAGGGTTTTGCATGATGATTACCGATTAATCAACTAAATACAGAATGAGCAGCAACATAGTTTTCAATGAGGGGATTTGAGTAATGCCCCCGGTGAACCGGGTTAACGTTGGTTGCATTCGTTTTGGAAGCGACCTTCGCCTGGTGGCCCATTTTGGCCGACGACAAATTTAGGTCAAAACAGGTGATGTACAGTAGGTTAAACACGCAGATTAATAAGGATTCTGTGTTCTTGCATGCAAAAGTGTTTGCTTTTGATCAAATAGTTGTTCATTGCCTTCTCAAATGAAAACTAGTTAGAACATTCTAACATCTTTCATAGAAAAGAGAACGACGCATCATGCTGCTTTGTTGACAACATGATCGAGTGGTGCAGATTTCTGTTTGCTTTGACAAGGGCGCTCCTCCTTCACCGCTTTTTCCAGTTCATGTCATGGGTATTACAATTTGCCTGACAACATCACTTGCAGCATTTACGGACTCTGCAGAAGTCAcggcattcatacttcttgcgcttTGCGCAGAGCTGTTGTggaggaagttgtcaaggaagtgagtttgtgtttatcaATAGTGGTGCGTAGTTACATTTATTGGGGCAACTGCAGAAtacattcaaccacacctttgttttatcacaaaaccGGATAGCAACCAATGcccagtgaagtccacaaagcatatttcatgtacagtaacagacagttagttatatgacctacagcatggtcaagcaagttaatgtttccgtCATTTGTGGACTACTAAACATCTAtggatttagaaccacagagttaccaccagtcgcaaagaaaacagacGCTGCCTCCATTATTCAAGCACAATTTCAAATTCAACATCATCAAATTtcctctgcttagtctaatacagtgacaactaaaagataccaaaacaAGTTAGTCCACGCTAAATATGATGTGGATGTCCATGGTTTTGATTTCTGAGTGGGTGTGTGCGTTCAAGTAGAAAAACAGGTTGACtcactctacttgtagagaaactcCAATTTACCATCCTCCTCACTTTCATGTTTACGAAACGGCCTATCATTGTGCTATAAAGTACACGGCTTTCGTTTTTTGTTGTCCTTGGTTACCTGGCTAAAATGCCTGCTTGCAagcctaacttccattcatgggcaATATTAGCTAATTAATgctagccttctacatctagctacatattgaacttccgtcctctcaggccaggggcacaacaatgtattAATTAATGGATGGATCAGAATCGcagttataatcattggccagtatggagaattaagtaaaaccagaAGTCCAttatccctatctccatccattgCTAATTTAGGAACGGGACCATTTTAGGTAGCTTGCCACCGCTGGACAACAGCACGAGACGCAACAATTCACGTTTTTCTGTTAATGACATATACTCTCAATGGGATTTGATAGGAGTGACGCCAAATCCACGTTAGCTTccctttacattttatttttttggtGCGCCAGTACCTTGCCTGCCTGCCCACCATTACATGATAGGAGATTGTTGAGAGACATTTTAAGCTCAATGGTAAATAGCTGTAGTTCACTGTAAATAGTGTATTTatttaatgtaaatgttatttgcAGATACAGTATACTCAAGATGGACAAAATATACATAACTTCATGATTAAATGGAGAAAAATGTAGAAAAACAAGTTGTATTCATTGAGTGTGATAGCTAAGCATAACTGCAAACAACAATCATAAACTGAGCTCTGATAAACAACCAAATGTAATCCCATAGCACAATGACATTTGCTGTCCAACTTAATGACTTACATCACAATCAACAAATAttactagatacagtagattcATATTAAATTAAACCCATCACTTATTGTTCAGCGTATAAACATACTATCCCAGTACTTTTCACATACAGTGAGTAAAGTTAAGCATCCACTTTTAGTGTGTCCTCTATTGGAATAGATAGAGAAAGacaagaaaaggagagagggagaagagtgagGCCCCACTGGACAGTGCATTACAGGTGACATTGAGATCAGAGTCAGTCCCACTGGAGGAGAAGGTGACAAAGCCTGGCATGTCAGTGCTGATCTGGCTGTTGATCCAGGTCTGGTACTGGGACACTCTGGTGTACACTCCTGGGAAATTTGCTTCGGCACAGCCTTTTCCAAAACTAACAACCCCAGACTGGATCCAGACCAGACCCTGTTTGCTCACAATTGGCCCCCCGGAGTCTCCCTGTAGACGgatacattttagtaatttagcagatgctcatatccagagtgacttacagaagTGAGTGCATACTTtattcatactggtcccctgtgggaattgaacccacaaccctggcatttcAAGTGCCAtgatctaccaactgagccaccagGTTAATCATCAGGGTCAGTGAACAATGAAATTATCTTTAGAAGTCTTCATGAGTTTGATTCATGATCATCTCTTTCTTACCATTGAATATTAGCTCTGCAAACTGCAGCTAAACTGCAGCTTTAGCTCCGCAACTATCTGGAATGAAACACAGCCATGCATCATCACCTGACAGGAATCTTTTCCTCCACTCAGTAGACCAGCACAGAACATGTTGTTTGTGATTGAACCCAATCCAGTATAGAGACAGTTACACTTCCTGTTCCCCACTACTGGCACAGTCACCTCCCGTA
This genomic window contains:
- the LOC118386802 gene encoding heparan sulfate glucosamine 3-O-sulfotransferase 5, with product MLFKQQALLRQKLFVLGSLAIGSLLYLVARVGSLDRLQPICPIESRLGPLHLPEQIPLRTLQYKRGLLHELRKGNATKEQIRLHNLVQQLPRAIIIGVRKGGTRALLEMLNLHPAVVKASQEIHFFDNDQNYARGIDWYREKMPFSFPHQITIEKSPAYFITEEVPERIFKMNSSIKLLIIVREPTTRAVSDYTQVLEGKERKNKTYHKFEKLAIDGNTCEVNTKYKAVRTSIYTKHLERWLKYFPVEQFHIVDGDRLITDPLPELQLVERFLNLPSRISHYNLYFNATRGFYCLRFNIVFNKCLAGSKGRIHPEVDPSVVAKLRKFFHPFNQKFYQITGRTFNWP